The Bartonella australis AUST/NH1 genome contains the following window.
CCGATGGTGAAAATCAGATTGGTGTTGTTACCGGGCTTGCGTGGACTGAGGTGGGTGGAGAGTTGTTGACCATCGAAGGTGTCATGATGTCAGGTAAAGGCAAAATGATTGTGACAGGAAATCTGCGTGATATTATGAAAGAATCGATCTCTGCGGCGGCGTCTTACGTGCGCTCCCGTGCCGTTGACTTTGGTATTGCGCCCCCGCTTTTTGATAAACACGATATTCATGTGCATGTTCCAGAAGGTGCCACACCGAAAGACGGTCCATCAGCAGGAATTGCGATGGTGACGGCTATTGTATCAGTTTTAACAGGGATAGCTATTCATAAAGATATTGCTATGACTGGTGAAATTACTTTGCGCGGCCGTGTTTTGCCTATTGGTGGTTTAAAAGAAAAATTGCTCGCGGCGCTTCGAGGAGGTATTAAAAAAGTACTCATTCCCGAAGAAAACGCAAAAGATTTGGTTGATATTCCTGATGATGTCAAAAATAGCATGGAGATTATCCCTGTGAGTCATGTAAGCGAAGTTCTTAAGCACGCTTTGATTCGTTTCCCGGAACCTATTGAATGGACAGAGTCTTCTGCAGTATCCACAGCTGTTAGAACAGAAGGTGATAATGAGAGTATACAGATTGCACACTGATTCATTATTTTGATTCGTAATTGTGTCTTTGAGGGTAGTGATAGCTTTCTCAGAAGGTGGGGGGCCGCTAATTTTTGGAAAAAAACGAAAAATTCCGTGAATAACTGTGATTATCACTAAGAAAACAAGACTTTGAAGAAAAATAAGGCTTCTGTTTGCTGTACTTTTCAATAAACTACCCGGTGGCCGGTGAGTTTGTTTTGTCCGGCATTATAGGGAAAGGAAATATTCGATGAATAAAAGTGAATTAGTTAGCTCCGTTGCTGAAAAAGTGGGTATCTCGAAAGCACAAGCTGGTTCTGTTGTCGATGCTTTTATTGCCTCTGTAACAGAAGCTTTAGCTTCAGGCGGTGATGTTCGTCTTCCGGGCTTTGGCTCTTTTGAAGTTTCTCATCGCGCTGCTACAAAGGGCCGTAACCCTTCGACAGGCGCTGAAATTAATATTCCAGCACGTTCTGTACCCAAATTTTCTGCGGGTAAAAGTCTTAAAGAGGCCGTTAATAATAAGTAATTGGAATTGCGTTCAAAAAACCCGTTTACAAACAAATGGGTTTTTTAGGTGTGCTTTATGAGTTTTTTGTGTAAGGTTTTGTGGTTCACGGTAACTTAGGAAATTTTTTAAAGATCTTTATCAGGCGCCCGGCCCGTACGTGTGTGACGTGTTTTATTTAAATGTTTTGAATGAAATAGTTGACTGTGGCGATGGACGTTCGTTGTGAATCGCGTCTTGCGATGTCGGTTAGGCTCAAAGCGCGCGGTAGTCGATTTACGCAGCTGAAATCTGTAGTTCGTGATCGGGGTGGTGGGATTTACGGTCAATCAGGGTATTTTCTTTGCCATTTTCCGTAATTATGCACCGGAGTTTGAGATATCTTTAGTACCTCTGGGCTATTTTGGTGGTAGTAGGCTGGGTGTAGGGGCGTTAGTATCGTTATCTCAGGGACACAAAGATTGACTTGGTGTTTTAAGAATTTAGACTGCCGGTAAACAAATTTGCTGGGAGGCTTTTCGTTTGCGACGTTATAACTAAGACAGGGGAAGTTATTAAATTTATCATTTAATATAATCTTCATTCTATCTCAAAGAGATAGCAAATGTTGTAAAGCAGAATAAGTTCTTTAATTTTTGTAAAGAAGCGGATCGAGCTTCTTGATAGTCCCTAAAAAGGATCAATGAGTATTTTTCAAAATCAAGGGTAATGATCGGTTTTGGGATCATTTCGTTTCCCATTTTTTAACCACTGAATACAGTCATTTAAAGCTCGGGCGGTTATAGCTTGTTTTTTTGCTAGCTTCCTCTCTTTGCTTGATAAGCGTTGTTTTAGATGATCAGTAAAGTCGATAGGTGGGAAAAGGCCGAAATTAATATTCATCGGCTGGAATGATTGCCCTCCTGCTTCTTCAGTAACAATATGTCCGCCGGTAATATGGTTCAAAAGAGCTCCAAATGCGGTTGTTAGTGGGGGCAATGAAGGGCGAGTACGGTTATATTCAGCGGCAGCAAAACGTCCAGCTAGGAGTCCTATCGCAGATGATTCCACGTAGCCCTCGCAGCCCGTGATTTGTCCAGCAAAACGTAATTGAGGCTTTTGTTTTAAACGGAGAGTTTTATCAAGAATAATCGGTGAATTGAGATAGGTATTGCGATGCATTCCACCAAAACGTGCAAATTCTGCTTGTTCGAGACCAGGGATCGTTCTGAAAATGCGAATTTGTTCACCGTATTTTAGCTTTGTTTGAAAGCCGACCATGTTATAAAGGGTACCAAGCTGGTTGTCTTGACGCAGTTGCACGACGGCATAGGCTTTAACCGCAGGGTTATGAGCATTAGTGAGCCCCGTAGGTTTCATAGGGCCATATCTCAGGGTTTCGAAACCGCGTTCGGCCATAATTTCGATTGGTAGGCATCCATCAAAATAGGGAGTGCTTTCGAATTCACGAAATTCCGTTTTTTCCCCGCTCCTCAATGCTTGGACGAATGACTCGTATTGTTGTTTATTAAGAGGGCAATTAAGATAATCTTTTCCAGTTCCCTCGGGGCCGATTTTGTCGTAGCGAGATTGGTACCAACAAATATCCATATTAATACTATCGGTGTGAATAATGGGCGCAATGGCATCAAAAAAAGAAAGCGCTTTTGTGCCTGTGATTACTTGTATCGCTTGAGTAAGCGTCGATGAAGTAAGGGGACCGGTTGCGACAATAACGTTTCGCCAATTTTCAGGGAAATCCCGGACTTCTTCGCGTTTTATAGTTATGAGGGGATGATTTTCAAGCGCTTCCGTAACAGTTTGGGAAAATCTATCGCGGTCAACAGCGAGCGCGCTTCCGGCGGGTACTTTATTAGCGTCTGCAGCTTTCATAATCAACGATTCTGCTAATCGCATTTCGGCATGCAGAAGTCCCACAGCATTCGCTGACGAATCATCTGAACGGAAAGAATTTGAACAAACAAGCTCCGCAAGCTTTTTCGTTTTATGAGCGTCGGATTTTTTTTCCGGCCGCATTTCATATAAAATAACGGGAATCCCCGATTGAGCGATTTGCCAGCTCGCTTCGCTTCCTGCAAGTCCGCCGCCGATAATATGAATCGGAGTATTTAATTCATTTAACATGCTTCACTTTTAGCGAAAACGTCACTCTCTGAAAAGCACGAATTTTACGTTTATAATTCGTCAGGAGGTCGTTAAAAATATATTTACTCGCTTTTTTTCTTTAATTGAGTGGAATTGAGTGGTATAGAAACGCCGCTTATGTGAGGTTTCTAGCTTACAGGCTCTGAGCGGACGTGGCGAAATTGGTAGACGCACCAGATTTAGGTTCTGGCGGGAAACTGTGGGGGTTCGAGTCCCTCCGTCCGCACCAAAAGTTTTTAAAAATATCACGGATTCTCGTATGTGCTAAAGTCCGTTTTATGTGAACCCGACATTAAATGTTAGGGCATAATTATTACCGGGGTAGATTTATCCACCCCCCCAGAAATAATGAAGGTTATTCGATGCAGGTTACCGAGACGCTTAATGAAGGGCTGAAGCGCGAAATTGAGATCGTAGTTCCGGCGAAAGATTTAGAGATAAAATTAAATAAACGGTTGGATGATACTAAGAGTAAGATCAAGCTTAATGGCTTTCGACCTGGTAAAGTGCCTTCTAGCTATTTACGAAAAATGTACGGCAAGTCTTTTATGGCTGAAATTTTGAATGAGATTATCAGCGGTTCTTCTCAATCTATTCTGGCTGAACGCAACGAGCGCTCAGCAATGCAGCCGCAGGTCGATGTCAAGGAAAGTGAAAAGATTTTAGATGGTCAAGTTGATCTTATTTTCAGTTTAAAATATGAAGTTTTGCCAAGCTTCGAAATTAAAAATTTTGACAATATTAAGATTGTCCGTGAAATTGCTGATGTTCCTGAACAGGAAATTGGTGAGCAAATAGAGCGCATCCTAGCATCTGCCCGTAATTATTCGGAAAAAGGCGGTCTTTCCGAAGAAGGTGACCGCCTTACGATCGATTATTTAGGTAAGATTAACGGTATTCCATTTGACGGCGGAGCAGATAATGACGCGCAATTAGTTCTTGGTTCGAAGCAGTTTATTCCCGGTTTTGAAGAGCAGTTAATCGGCGTGAAAGTGGGCGATACGGCGGTAATTTCTGTCAAATTCCCTGATGATTATAGCGCTGCTCATTTGGCTGGCAAGGATGCAGAGTTTGATGTCACTGTTAAGGCTGTGTCCAAACCTGATGAGTTGAAGATTGACGATGAAGCAGCTAAAAAAGTTGGCTTGGAATCTCTTGATCATTTACGTGAAGTTGTTCGCGAGCAGATTGGGAGTCAGTATGGCCTAGTGACACGTCAAAAGATCAAACGCCAAATTCTCGACGCTTTAGATGCTGACTATAGCTTTGAAATTCCTGAATGCCTTTTAGATATTGAATTCAACAATATATGGGCCCAGATTAACGACGATTTGAAGAAGATCGGTAGTAGCTTTGAAGACGAGAATACAACAGAAGGGGAGGCAAGGGAGGAATACCGCAAGCTCGCGCAGCGCCGTGTTCGTCTTGGTTTAGTACTTTCTGAGATCGGAACAAAAGCTGGTGTGAAAATAAGTGATGATGAATTACAGGCTGCGGTTCTGGAACAGGTTCGTCAGTATCCTGGTCAAGAAAAAGAAGTTATGGATTTTTTCCGTCGTACACCAGAGGCTGTTGCGAATCTTCGCGCACCGATTTTTGAAGAAAAAGTCATTGATTATTTGCTAGCGCAAGTGGAAATAACAGATAAGAAAGTGACAGTTGCAGAGTTAATGAAAGAATATGATGAATCAGATTCAACTGAAAACAAAGCTCCTAAGAAAAAATCAGCAGTAAAAAAGAAGGATGTAAAAAAGGCTCCGGCCAAAAAGAAAACGCCCAAAAAAGATTAATTTTCGCGCCGATAGGACAGCTTCAGTGGGCGTGGGCTTTTTTTTCGCTTGTATTCTAGGCTTGCACTTATGGCTATTTTAGATTAGCCAGTGAGTGCGTTTTCGAAATATTGATGGTGGGTTGGCAATGGAAATCACCGATACTCGTGCTCCTGATCCTAGACGTTTTATTTCTGGAACTACAGGCGATTGGGAAGTTGTTATTGGCATGGAAGTTCATGCGCAAATTATATCAGATTCAAAACTTTTTTCAGGTGCGTCAACCAAGTTTGGTGCCGAACCGAACGATCATGTGTCACTTATTGACGCAGCTATGCCTGGTATGTTGCCTGTTATTAATCGCGAATGTGTTCGCCAGGCTATTCGAACTGGTTTAGGATTAAAGGCGAAAATTAATCTAAGATCTGTCTTTGATCGTAAAAATTATTTTTATCCAGATTTACCACAAGGGTATCAAATTTCACAATTTCGATATCCGATTGTAGGTGAAGGAAAGGTTGCTATATCAGTAGGGCCAGACTTTAATGGCCAATTTGAGGACGTTGAAATTGGGATTGAGAGGTTGCATCTCGAGCAAGATGCGGGGAAATCTATGCACGATCAGCACCCAACAATGTCTTTCGTGGATCTTAATCGTTCTGGTGTAGCTCTTATGGAAATTGTTTCTAAGCCAGATATACGCTCATCAGACGAAGCTAAAGCTTATATGACAAAATTGCGTACGATTGTTCGTTATTTAGGAACCTGCGACGGCAATATGGATGAAGGCTCTATGCGCGCAGACGTAAATATATCGGTTCGCCGTCCTGGAGAGGCTTTTGGGACCCGTTGCGAGGTCAAAAACGTTAACTCCATTCGCTTTATTGGTCAAGCGGTTGAATATGAAGCGCGCCGTCAGATCGCAATTTTAGAAGATGGCGGTGTGATAAATAAAGAAACCCGGCTTTTTGATTCTGCTAAAGGTGAAACGCGATCTATGCGTTCAAAGGAGGAAGCATACGACTATCGCTATTTCCCCGATCCTGATCTTTTGCCATTGGAGCTTGATCAGGCATTTGTGGATTCTTTAATCTCAGAATTGCCAGAATTGCCTGACAGTATAAAAGCCCGTTTTATTAATGAAATGGGATTGGCTGCGTATGATGCTTCTGTTCTTGTAACGGAAAGAGCGGTTGCCGGCTATTTTGAAGAAGTAGCACGTGGGCGCGATGAAAAAATAGCCGCTAATTGGGTAATCAACGATCTTTTGGGTGCTTTAAATAAAGATAATCGTGAAATCGAGGATATAGCAGTTACACCAGGTCAATTAGGAGCGATTATTGATCTTATCAAAGAAGGGACCATTTCAGGGAAAATTGCCAAAGATTTGTTTGAGATTGTTTGGAATGAAGGGGGGGATCCTCGTCAAATTGTGGAAAAGCGCAATATGAAGCAGGTGACTGACACAGGGATTATTGAAAAGGCTGTTGATTCGGTTATTGCAGATAATCCTGATAAAGTCGCTCGAGCGAAAGAAAAACCCGCTTTAGTTGGTTGGTTCGTCGGGCAGGTTATGAAAGCAACAGGGGGTAAGGCGAACCCTCAAACTGTCAATGAATTGATTAAGAAAAAACTTAGCATAGATTAACATCATAGGGCGGAAAAAAGACTGCAAGTACGATATTTATTATATTGGGGCGAATTAGGAGTCCTTCGCGTGTTGTGTAGATGAGATCAAAACTGGGTTTATCGATAAATTTCTTGCCTTTGATAGCGTTGGGTATCATAATCAAATTTGGTTTCAGCGGTTGGTCTCTTAGGTGTGCCAAAGAAGTGAAGTAAAAAATGGCCGGTTTTTTTAAGCAAATTTTTACGTGGTGGAATGGTAATACTGTCGGTGTGCGCTTTTTCACGTGGCGCAAGGGTAGACGTGTAGGAGAAGACCAGTTTGGTAATGTTTATTATGAGGGCGGTTACCATAAGGATGGTTATCCGCGTCGCTGGGTAATTTATAAAGGTTATTCAGAGGCTTCTACTATCCCGCCGGGTTGGCATGGTTGGATTCATCACCGTTATGATACACCCCCTCCAGAAGAGGGTTATCGGCCTTACAAGTGGGAGAAGCCCCATATCGCAAATATGACAGGAACAAGCGGGGCTTATCGGCCGAAGGGAGCTATTGCCTACGATGGTGAGCGTTCCGGTGTGCATGAAGATTATGATGCGTGGTCGCCTGAAAAATAAACTGTTTCTATGGGCATATACATTTTGCCCTTTATTTTTTACGGTGCGTGTTTAAAGTTTCTTTTTAGGTATATCGGTTTATATCATGAATTTTGTTTTACTGTCGGGGTTGGGGCGTTTTTTTTGCGTCTGTTTACTAGGGGCTATGACGGCCTTATCTTCGGTTTGCGGCGTTCAGGCTCAGCGTGTTAGCAACGGTATTGTTGTTTTTTCAGGTCTTGATAAAATTACTGGGCGGATCACTCGTTTTGAAGTTTATATTGGCGAAGTTTATCAATATGGTGCTTTTCAGGTGACACCTCGGGCGTGTTACACAGGCTCTGAGGATGAGCCTGCCCGCGCCAGTGTTTTTGTTGAAGTTAATGAGATAACGCTTGGGGAGGAAGCACGGCGTATTTTTACAGGGTGGATGTTCGCAGATAGCCCTGGTTTGAATGCAGTAGAGCACCCTATTTATGATGTGTGGTTGAAGGGTTGCAAGCGAGGCCCTCATAACCCCCAGCCGTAATGATTTTTGGGTAGACCGTCCAGTGCATTTAATTTTGTTGTAAATAGTGCGAGATTTTATGAACAATGAAAGATATGAATTCTCGACATAACGGCGCTTTATCGTCGTTGCCACAGTCTAAGGAACCTCTGTTAAATGCTCCGCCTGTCGTAGTCATTTTAATAATGTTCTGTTTCATTATTTATTTTATCCCGTGGTATTTTTTTTCGAGTCAGCTATACGCTAAAAGCTTTGTGTTTTTTTCATTTATCCCGGCGTTTTTTAAAGATGATCCCTCAGCATTTTTTTACACCGCTGTTAGCTATTCGTTTGTGCATGGTAGTTTTGGACACATCGCTATTAATATGGTTTGGCTTTTGGCTTTTGGGTCTCCTTTAGCGAAGCGTTTTGGCACTTTACTTTTTTTATTTTTTTGGGTGTTTACGGCGGTTATTTCTGCGCTGACTTATTTTGCGTTTCATCAAGATAGTTTGATGCCACTTGTCGGGGCATCGGGGGCGATTTCGGGAATGATGGGCGCTGTCGCACGTTATGATTTTTCTCATGGTTATTTTAGTTTCGATAAACAGAGTGGAGGGGGAGTGGGCTCTTTACAACCTATCAGAAAAGCGCTCTGTTCGAGGACTGTGCCTGTTTATATCAGTGCGTGGCTTATCGTTAATTTTATCACAGCCACGCTCCCGCCTCTATTCGGAGAAGAGGGGGCTTTAATAGCATGGGAGGCCCATGTTGGCGGGTTTATTTCGGGTTTTTTATTGATCGGCTTTTTTGATACTTTATTGCGTAAATTGAAAATCATAATCTAAGATATTTATGAGTCGCGTAGAGCGCAATTGTCGCAGCATTCGAGACATTTAGTGATTTAATATCTCCAGGTATATCAAGGTGCACTAATGCATGGACTGTTTTTCGTGTTTTTTGTCGCAAACCTCTACCTTCTGCCCCTAAAATAAGAGCGATTTTTTCACCTGTTAACGTTTTTTCTAAAGATAATTGGGCTTCTGAATCTAGTCCAAAGCTCGTAAAACCCACCTCAGAGAGTTCTTGGAGTGCTTCAGAAAGATTTTGGACGATAATATAATCAATAAGTTCTAGGGCTCCGGAAGCGGCTTTAGCAAGTACTCCGCTTTCTCGTGGTGAATGGCGATTAGTCGCTATTAATGCTCCGGCTTTAAATGCAATTGCAGAGCGCATAATGGCTCCGACATTGTGTGGATCAGTAATTTGATCCATTATAACAACAAGATTTGTATTTGTAAGTTCAGATAGACGGCGTGGTTTGAGAGGTTCTGTTTCTAGAACGATACCCTGGTGAACTGCGCCGCTTCCAACGAGAATATCAAGCTGTTTAGGTGAGCATTGTTTTACAGGGCAAGGTAAATCTGATTCGACTATATTTAATCGTTTCAAGGCGTTTGGTGTGATATAGAGGGCCTTCAAAATTCTGTTGGGGTTTTTTAAAGCCGCATTAACAGAATGAATACCGTAAAGGTGGAAAGTTCCTTGTATCGACGGGGTTTTCCCTTTTTGTATGCGTTGTGAAGGCAAAGAAGCAGAGCCTTTTTTATCGTAATATCGACGACAAAGGTGTGTGTGACGTGTGTAATGAGAATTTTTAGATGTTTTTTCTTTCATGATTTTCTTATAGCGTGTTTATAGAAAATGTAGACAAAAAATATTGAATCTGAATTTATCAGCAGGAAATTTGTACAAGATTGTATTTATTTTGTTGACAGATACGATACTAATCGTCATAACCGCCTCGCGGTCGGCTTCGGTTTATTAGATAGTCGGAGGTGGCTGTAGTGATGCCTCACAGCATGACTCTACAAGGTGTAATGGAGGGGTGCCCGAGTGGTTAAAGGGGGCGGACTGTAAATCCGTTGCGTATGCTACGTTGGTTCGAATCCAACCCCCTCCACCATTCGCCGGATGTGGAGAGTAAATGTGCGATAGGCGGGTATAGCTCAATGGTAGAGCAGCAGCCTTCCAAGCTGAATATGCGGGTTCGATTCCCGCTACCCGCTCCAGACGATCTGAATAATAAGGGAAGTGAGCATAGTCAGGGCGTTCTTCCGTCATAAATTGAGTGGGTGTATCCGATTAATGATTGTGGTAACCGGACTGATGTATTAGGCCGGTTGGGTTTAGTTCTTCATGCCTGTTTTATGGGCGTTAACAAAAATAAGAGATTAATGGCTATGGCAAAGAGCAAATTTGAACGCACGAAGCCGCACGTTAATATAGGTACGATTGGTCACGTTGACCACGGTAAGACCTCATTGACAGCGGCAATTACGAAATATTTTGGCGAATTTAAAGCGTATGATCAAATTGATGCAGCACCTGAGGAACGTGCTCGCGGGATTACTATTTCTACGGCGCATGTTGAGTATGAAACAGAGAAACGTCATTACGCACACGTTGATTGTCCTGGGCACGCAGATTATGTTAAAAATATGATCACAGGAGCCGCGCAGATGGATGGTGCCATTTTGGTTGTTTCGGCTTCTGATGGTCCAATGCCTCAAACACGGGAGCATATTCTTTTGGCGCGTCAGGTTGGGGTTCCGGCGATTGTCGTGTTCTTGAATAAAGTTGATCAAGTTGACGACGCTGAGCTTTTGGAGTTAGTTGAGCTTGAGGTTCGGGAGCTTCTTTCGAAGTATGATTTTCCTGGCGATGAAATTCCTATTGTTAAGGGGTCCGCTTTGGCTGCTCTTGAGGATACAAATAAAGCCATTGGTGAAGACGCGGTCCGTCTTTTGATGAGTGAGGTTGATAATTATATACCAACACCTGAGCGTCCGGTTGATCAGCCATTTTTGATGCCGATAGAGGATGTTTTTTCAATTTCGGGCCGTGGGACAGTTGTTACAGGTCGAGTCGAGCGTGGGCTTATTAAAGTTGGTGAAGAAATAGAGATCATCGGCATACGCCCAACTTCTAAAACGACGGTTACAGGGGTTGAGATGTTCCGCAAGCTTCTGGATCAAGGGCAGGCAGGTGATAATATTGGCGCATTGCTTCGTGGTGTTGATCGTGAAGGGATTGAACGTGGTCAGGTTTTGGCGAAGCCCGGTTCTGTTACACCGCACACTAAGTTTAAAGCTGAAGCATATATTTTGACGAAGGATGAAGGGGGTCGTCATACTCCGTTTTTCACTAATTATCGCCCGCAATTTTATTTCCGTACTACGGATGTGACGGGGATTGTTACTCTTCCTGAAGGTACAGAGATGGTTATGCCAGGTGATAATGTTGCAATGGATGTTTCTTTGATCGTTCCGATTGCGATGGAAGAAAAGCTCCGCTTTGCAATCCGTGAAGGCGGTCGCACCGTCGGAGCAGGAATCGTTTCTAAGATCATTGAGTAGAGGAAATAATTAAGATATATCTCTTCAGGAGATTTTCAAAAGTTAGGGGTATAGCTCAGTTGGTAGAGCGGCGGTCTCCAAAACCGCAGGTCGCGGGTTCAAGCCCTGCTGCCCCTGCCAGGGAGTTGTTGTTTTTGTTTGCGTATTTAATTAAGGAGGTAGATTTAAACTACCTTCTCCGCTTTTTTTTGTATAGGGCTTGTTTTTTTGTATGTGAATCGGTATTGAATAAAAATGAGGAAATTGCGCAGGGTTTGTGGTAAGTCCTTCGCGTTTTTCGTTGTCCGTTTTGTGTGCGATTTATAGTGAGTCTGGAAAGAATATAGTGTGACCGATGGCGTCTAAAACCAATCCGATTACTTTTTTGAAACAGGTTCATGCGGAAGCGGCCAAGGTAAAGTGGCCTACTCGTCGTGAAACGGTGGTCTCCACCGTTATGGTGCTGGTTGTGACGGCGTTTGCTTCGGCCTTCTTTTTTGTTGCAGATCAGATTGTAAATTTTTGTGTGTGGCAGGGTATTGATCTCCTAAGATATCTTTTTGGTTGATGGTGCAAGGAAGTGTGACTGTGGCTGCTCGGTGGTA
Protein-coding sequences here:
- a CDS encoding HU family DNA-binding protein; translation: MNKSELVSSVAEKVGISKAQAGSVVDAFIASVTEALASGGDVRLPGFGSFEVSHRAATKGRNPSTGAEINIPARSVPKFSAGKSLKEAVNNK
- the trmFO gene encoding methylenetetrahydrofolate--tRNA-(uracil(54)-C(5))-methyltransferase (FADH(2)-oxidizing) TrmFO, which produces MLNELNTPIHIIGGGLAGSEASWQIAQSGIPVILYEMRPEKKSDAHKTKKLAELVCSNSFRSDDSSANAVGLLHAEMRLAESLIMKAADANKVPAGSALAVDRDRFSQTVTEALENHPLITIKREEVRDFPENWRNVIVATGPLTSSTLTQAIQVITGTKALSFFDAIAPIIHTDSINMDICWYQSRYDKIGPEGTGKDYLNCPLNKQQYESFVQALRSGEKTEFREFESTPYFDGCLPIEIMAERGFETLRYGPMKPTGLTNAHNPAVKAYAVVQLRQDNQLGTLYNMVGFQTKLKYGEQIRIFRTIPGLEQAEFARFGGMHRNTYLNSPIILDKTLRLKQKPQLRFAGQITGCEGYVESSAIGLLAGRFAAAEYNRTRPSLPPLTTAFGALLNHITGGHIVTEEAGGQSFQPMNINFGLFPPIDFTDHLKQRLSSKERKLAKKQAITARALNDCIQWLKNGKRNDPKTDHYP
- the tig gene encoding trigger factor, which codes for MQVTETLNEGLKREIEIVVPAKDLEIKLNKRLDDTKSKIKLNGFRPGKVPSSYLRKMYGKSFMAEILNEIISGSSQSILAERNERSAMQPQVDVKESEKILDGQVDLIFSLKYEVLPSFEIKNFDNIKIVREIADVPEQEIGEQIERILASARNYSEKGGLSEEGDRLTIDYLGKINGIPFDGGADNDAQLVLGSKQFIPGFEEQLIGVKVGDTAVISVKFPDDYSAAHLAGKDAEFDVTVKAVSKPDELKIDDEAAKKVGLESLDHLREVVREQIGSQYGLVTRQKIKRQILDALDADYSFEIPECLLDIEFNNIWAQINDDLKKIGSSFEDENTTEGEAREEYRKLAQRRVRLGLVLSEIGTKAGVKISDDELQAAVLEQVRQYPGQEKEVMDFFRRTPEAVANLRAPIFEEKVIDYLLAQVEITDKKVTVAELMKEYDESDSTENKAPKKKSAVKKKDVKKAPAKKKTPKKD
- the gatB gene encoding Asp-tRNA(Asn)/Glu-tRNA(Gln) amidotransferase subunit GatB, translating into MEITDTRAPDPRRFISGTTGDWEVVIGMEVHAQIISDSKLFSGASTKFGAEPNDHVSLIDAAMPGMLPVINRECVRQAIRTGLGLKAKINLRSVFDRKNYFYPDLPQGYQISQFRYPIVGEGKVAISVGPDFNGQFEDVEIGIERLHLEQDAGKSMHDQHPTMSFVDLNRSGVALMEIVSKPDIRSSDEAKAYMTKLRTIVRYLGTCDGNMDEGSMRADVNISVRRPGEAFGTRCEVKNVNSIRFIGQAVEYEARRQIAILEDGGVINKETRLFDSAKGETRSMRSKEEAYDYRYFPDPDLLPLELDQAFVDSLISELPELPDSIKARFINEMGLAAYDASVLVTERAVAGYFEEVARGRDEKIAANWVINDLLGALNKDNREIEDIAVTPGQLGAIIDLIKEGTISGKIAKDLFEIVWNEGGDPRQIVEKRNMKQVTDTGIIEKAVDSVIADNPDKVARAKEKPALVGWFVGQVMKATGGKANPQTVNELIKKKLSID
- a CDS encoding NADH:ubiquinone oxidoreductase subunit NDUFA12; this encodes MAGFFKQIFTWWNGNTVGVRFFTWRKGRRVGEDQFGNVYYEGGYHKDGYPRRWVIYKGYSEASTIPPGWHGWIHHRYDTPPPEEGYRPYKWEKPHIANMTGTSGAYRPKGAIAYDGERSGVHEDYDAWSPEK
- a CDS encoding DUF2155 domain-containing protein, producing MNFVLLSGLGRFFCVCLLGAMTALSSVCGVQAQRVSNGIVVFSGLDKITGRITRFEVYIGEVYQYGAFQVTPRACYTGSEDEPARASVFVEVNEITLGEEARRIFTGWMFADSPGLNAVEHPIYDVWLKGCKRGPHNPQP
- a CDS encoding rhomboid family intramembrane serine protease yields the protein MKDMNSRHNGALSSLPQSKEPLLNAPPVVVILIMFCFIIYFIPWYFFSSQLYAKSFVFFSFIPAFFKDDPSAFFYTAVSYSFVHGSFGHIAINMVWLLAFGSPLAKRFGTLLFLFFWVFTAVISALTYFAFHQDSLMPLVGASGAISGMMGAVARYDFSHGYFSFDKQSGGGVGSLQPIRKALCSRTVPVYISAWLIVNFITATLPPLFGEEGALIAWEAHVGGFISGFLLIGFFDTLLRKLKIII
- a CDS encoding TrmH family RNA methyltransferase, with the translated sequence MKEKTSKNSHYTRHTHLCRRYYDKKGSASLPSQRIQKGKTPSIQGTFHLYGIHSVNAALKNPNRILKALYITPNALKRLNIVESDLPCPVKQCSPKQLDILVGSGAVHQGIVLETEPLKPRRLSELTNTNLVVIMDQITDPHNVGAIMRSAIAFKAGALIATNRHSPRESGVLAKAASGALELIDYIIVQNLSEALQELSEVGFTSFGLDSEAQLSLEKTLTGEKIALILGAEGRGLRQKTRKTVHALVHLDIPGDIKSLNVSNAATIALYATHKYLRL
- the tuf gene encoding elongation factor Tu; its protein translation is MAKSKFERTKPHVNIGTIGHVDHGKTSLTAAITKYFGEFKAYDQIDAAPEERARGITISTAHVEYETEKRHYAHVDCPGHADYVKNMITGAAQMDGAILVVSASDGPMPQTREHILLARQVGVPAIVVFLNKVDQVDDAELLELVELEVRELLSKYDFPGDEIPIVKGSALAALEDTNKAIGEDAVRLLMSEVDNYIPTPERPVDQPFLMPIEDVFSISGRGTVVTGRVERGLIKVGEEIEIIGIRPTSKTTVTGVEMFRKLLDQGQAGDNIGALLRGVDREGIERGQVLAKPGSVTPHTKFKAEAYILTKDEGGRHTPFFTNYRPQFYFRTTDVTGIVTLPEGTEMVMPGDNVAMDVSLIVPIAMEEKLRFAIREGGRTVGAGIVSKIIE
- the secE gene encoding preprotein translocase subunit SecE, whose translation is MASKTNPITFLKQVHAEAAKVKWPTRRETVVSTVMVLVVTAFASAFFFVADQIVNFCVWQGIDLLRYLFG